The genomic window CAATGTTGGCACAGCCACAGCGACTATTGTTGTAGAAGTTCCTGTCACCAGCGTGACGGTAGCGCCGGCTGCAGCCACCATCAATGTCGGCGCCACCCGGCAGCTTACCGCCACGGTAGTGCCTGCGGACGCCACGAACAAGGCCGTCACCTGGACATCCGGCAATACAACGGTAGCCACGGTAGTTTACGACGGCGACGGCCGGCTCGCTACTGTCACCGGTGTTGCGGCCGGCAATGCCGTGATCACCGCCACTACGGTTGACGGCAACCATACCGCGACCAGTACGATAACCGTAACAGTTCCGGCTGCTGCCCCGCCCTCCCCGGGCGACTGGGGCGATGTAACCCCTGCCGTGCCGCTTGTTGTGCCGCCTGCCGCTCCGGCTGTTACCGCGACGGACGTCCGGGGAGCAACGGGCGCGGCCTTTACGGAGGACTTTTCCGCCGAGGAAGCCGAACAGGGCGTGACGGTGGGCGCGGACGCTCTTGAGGGAATGCGGGATCTTGGCCGCGAAGTGCGGATCAATACCCCGCAAGCCGCGGTTGTTCTCCCGCCCCGTCTGGCACAGGCCGTCCTGGAGCAAGATGCCGGCAGCATGATTGTCATTAGCGTTACTCCGGGCGTGGGTGATTTGCCGCCATCTCCGGCGCACCTCCGGCCGGCCGGTGCGGATGTGGAGGTTAGCGCCCGCGTAAAACAGGATAACCGCGAAGTGGGCCTGGAAGGAGAACGCCACCTGATTTTGCCTTACGACCCGCAGCGGGTGCAGAACCCCTCCCGCCTGGGGATCTACCGGTGGGAGAATGGAAGGTGGCGCTATGTGGGGGGCAGGGCGGACACCGCCACCAACACCGTCCGGGTCAGGCTCACGGGCTTTTCCCGCTACGCCGTGTTTGAAAATGTTCGTACCTTCAGCGACTTAGCGGTCCATTGGGCAACCAACGATATCCATGTACTGAGCACGCGGTATATTGTAAGCGGCCTGCCCGGCGGCAGTTTTGCCCCGGACAGAACCGTCACCCGGGCGGAGTTCGCCGCCATGGTGGTCAATGCCCTGGAGTTCGCCGGGCACAAAGCACAGGACGCGGTGGCAAAAACCTTCACGGACATACCTTCCGGCGCCTGGTACGCCCAAGCGGTGAGTACCGCCGCAGCGGCGGGGCTCGTGGGCGGTTACGCGGACGGAACCTTCGGGCCGGAGAGGAGCATCACCCGTGAGGAGGCCGCGGTTCTGACGGTCAGGCTCCTTAAGCGCCTGGGCGTCGAGGTGCCCCCGGCGCCGGAAAGCATCCTGGAATCCTACCGCGATGCCGGTGCAGTGGGTGCTTGGGCGCGCACCACAATGGCCGCGGCGGCGCAAACCGGGATCATCGGCGGAACCCCGGAAGGAAAGCTTGCTCCCGCCGACAGGCTCACCCGGGCGCAGGCCGCGGTGTTGCTCAAGC from Bacillota bacterium includes these protein-coding regions:
- a CDS encoding S-layer homology domain-containing protein — its product is MTVAPAAATINVGATRQLTATVVPADATNKAVTWTSGNTTVATVVYDGDGRLATVTGVAAGNAVITATTVDGNHTATSTITVTVPAAAPPSPGDWGDVTPAVPLVVPPAAPAVTATDVRGATGAAFTEDFSAEEAEQGVTVGADALEGMRDLGREVRINTPQAAVVLPPRLAQAVLEQDAGSMIVISVTPGVGDLPPSPAHLRPAGADVEVSARVKQDNREVGLEGERHLILPYDPQRVQNPSRLGIYRWENGRWRYVGGRADTATNTVRVRLTGFSRYAVFENVRTFSDLAVHWATNDIHVLSTRYIVSGLPGGSFAPDRTVTRAEFAAMVVNALEFAGHKAQDAVAKTFTDIPSGAWYAQAVSTAAAAGLVGGYADGTFGPERSITREEAAVLTVRLLKRLGVEVPPAPESILESYRDAGAVGAWARTTMAAAAQTGIIGGTPEGKLAPADRLTRAQAAVLLKRALAKADLL